In the Mytilus galloprovincialis chromosome 10, xbMytGall1.hap1.1, whole genome shotgun sequence genome, one interval contains:
- the LOC143048240 gene encoding pre-mRNA-splicing regulator WTAP-like isoform X2, whose protein sequence is MSESSASPKRARLDMMALDDMPREELVIRLRDQDKYVKSLEEKSKKDDNTIIRELEEKLHKQQKEAARRENTLVHRLTTKEQELQDYLNQIQEMKQAQTQNTAQLRSLLLDPAVNLVFQRMAKEMDESQEKLKQTQNELSAWKFTPDSQTGKRLMAKCRMLLQENEELGKTINSGRTAKLEGEISLQKTMVQEMKKNQEELDEFLGEVEEDVEGMQSMIYVLQQQLKDSKDQITQLQEDNSRLKQSPSKHSPHKHQSQEYTSHSSEQISIKKEPKDDHESMETDQSETNNDHDMQINHNPSSNQTSSSNPNSPRSHGLVRDYDSSEELSRDWSRSPDQRTHESKDSLYNKAKSKRDVENKTPELDRYSDKDCSNEILRNGVGRTPIKKETLGQV, encoded by the exons ATGTCTGAGAGCTCAGCTTCACCTAAAAGG GCTCGTTTAGACATGATGGCTCTAGATGATATGCCAAGGGAAGAACTTGTAATAAG attgagagatcaggaCAAGTATGTGAAGTCCTTGGAAGAAAAGAGCAAAAAAG ATGACAATACAATCATAAGAGAATTGGAAGAAAAATTGCATAAACAACAGAAAGAAGCAGCACGTAGAGAAAATACTCTTGTGCACAGACTAACAACTAAAGAGCAAGAACTACAGGATTATCTT AATCAAATTCAAGAAATGAAACAAGCACAGACACAGAATACAGCACAGTTGAGATCTTTATTGTTGGACCCTGCTGTTAATCTCGTGTTCCAGCGAATGGCAAAAGAAATGGATGAAAGCCAGGAAAAACTGAAACAAACTCAAAACGAACTCAGTGCTTGGAAATTTACTCCGGACAG TCAAACTGGTAAGAGACTTATGGCAAAATGTAGAATGTTATTACAAGAAAACGAAGAATTAGGAAAAACAATTAATTCCGGAAGGACAGCTAAATTGGAAGGGGAGATTTCATTACAGAAGACAATGGTACAGGAAATGAAGAAAAATCAAGAGG AGCTTGATGAGTTTCTTGGTGAAGTCGAAGAAGATGTAGAAGGCATGCAAAGTATGATTTACGTCTTACAACAGCAGCTTAAAGACAGTAAAGATCAGATTACACAGTTACAGGAAGATAATTCAAGACTTAAACAAAGTCCATCAAAACATAGTCCACATAAACATCAATCACAAGAATACACATCTCACAGTTCAGAACAAATCAGCATAAAAAAGGAACCTAAAGACGATCACGAAAGTATGGAAACAGACCAATCAGAAACGAATAATGATCATGATATGCAAATTAATCATAACCCATCATCCAATCAGACTAGTAGCTCAAACCCAAATTCACCAAGATCACATGGTTTGGTTAGGGACTATGATAGCTCTGAAGAGTTGTCAAGAGACTGGTCTAGGAGCCCAGATCAACGGACTCATGAGTCCAAGGACTCGTTATACAATAAAGCAAAAAGTAAGAGGGATGTAGAAAATAAGACTCCAGAATTAGATAGATACAGTGACAAAGATTGTTCTAATGAAATTTTGAGAAACGGTGTTGGCCGGACTCCAATTAAAAAAGAGACATTGGGGCAAGTGTAA
- the LOC143048240 gene encoding pre-mRNA-splicing regulator WTAP-like isoform X1 has protein sequence MANSINVILTGKRVKPDVLTNDPSDKMELHKEKVKFRKKKMSESSASPKRARLDMMALDDMPREELVIRLRDQDKYVKSLEEKSKKDDNTIIRELEEKLHKQQKEAARRENTLVHRLTTKEQELQDYLNQIQEMKQAQTQNTAQLRSLLLDPAVNLVFQRMAKEMDESQEKLKQTQNELSAWKFTPDSQTGKRLMAKCRMLLQENEELGKTINSGRTAKLEGEISLQKTMVQEMKKNQEELDEFLGEVEEDVEGMQSMIYVLQQQLKDSKDQITQLQEDNSRLKQSPSKHSPHKHQSQEYTSHSSEQISIKKEPKDDHESMETDQSETNNDHDMQINHNPSSNQTSSSNPNSPRSHGLVRDYDSSEELSRDWSRSPDQRTHESKDSLYNKAKSKRDVENKTPELDRYSDKDCSNEILRNGVGRTPIKKETLGQV, from the exons ATGGCAAACAGCATTAATGTTATTTTAACAGGGAAAAGGGTAAAGCCTGATGTCTTGACAAATGACCCAAGTGACAAAATGGAATTGCacaaggaaaaagtaaaattcaGAAAGAAAA aAATGTCTGAGAGCTCAGCTTCACCTAAAAGG GCTCGTTTAGACATGATGGCTCTAGATGATATGCCAAGGGAAGAACTTGTAATAAG attgagagatcaggaCAAGTATGTGAAGTCCTTGGAAGAAAAGAGCAAAAAAG ATGACAATACAATCATAAGAGAATTGGAAGAAAAATTGCATAAACAACAGAAAGAAGCAGCACGTAGAGAAAATACTCTTGTGCACAGACTAACAACTAAAGAGCAAGAACTACAGGATTATCTT AATCAAATTCAAGAAATGAAACAAGCACAGACACAGAATACAGCACAGTTGAGATCTTTATTGTTGGACCCTGCTGTTAATCTCGTGTTCCAGCGAATGGCAAAAGAAATGGATGAAAGCCAGGAAAAACTGAAACAAACTCAAAACGAACTCAGTGCTTGGAAATTTACTCCGGACAG TCAAACTGGTAAGAGACTTATGGCAAAATGTAGAATGTTATTACAAGAAAACGAAGAATTAGGAAAAACAATTAATTCCGGAAGGACAGCTAAATTGGAAGGGGAGATTTCATTACAGAAGACAATGGTACAGGAAATGAAGAAAAATCAAGAGG AGCTTGATGAGTTTCTTGGTGAAGTCGAAGAAGATGTAGAAGGCATGCAAAGTATGATTTACGTCTTACAACAGCAGCTTAAAGACAGTAAAGATCAGATTACACAGTTACAGGAAGATAATTCAAGACTTAAACAAAGTCCATCAAAACATAGTCCACATAAACATCAATCACAAGAATACACATCTCACAGTTCAGAACAAATCAGCATAAAAAAGGAACCTAAAGACGATCACGAAAGTATGGAAACAGACCAATCAGAAACGAATAATGATCATGATATGCAAATTAATCATAACCCATCATCCAATCAGACTAGTAGCTCAAACCCAAATTCACCAAGATCACATGGTTTGGTTAGGGACTATGATAGCTCTGAAGAGTTGTCAAGAGACTGGTCTAGGAGCCCAGATCAACGGACTCATGAGTCCAAGGACTCGTTATACAATAAAGCAAAAAGTAAGAGGGATGTAGAAAATAAGACTCCAGAATTAGATAGATACAGTGACAAAGATTGTTCTAATGAAATTTTGAGAAACGGTGTTGGCCGGACTCCAATTAAAAAAGAGACATTGGGGCAAGTGTAA
- the LOC143048243 gene encoding superoxide dismutase [Mn], mitochondrial-like, giving the protein MLSSSATVLRSVLTKAAGYGTAVTCNRTKHTLPDLPYDYNALEPYVSAEIMQLHHSKHHNTYVNNLNVAEEKLAEAVAKNNVNQIIQLQPALKFNGGGHLNHSIFWEVLSPSGGGLPSGDLKEMIIRDFDSFDKMKKQVSDAAVAVQGSGWSWLGYNPVSGRLRIAACANQDPLLPTTGLIPLFGIDVWEHAYYLQYKNVRPDYVSAIWNIVNWENVASRLQEAKMEN; this is encoded by the exons ATGCTTTCTTCTTCAGCAACAGTTTTAAGGAG tGTCCTGACAAAGGCTGCTGGATATGGAACAGCTGTAACTTGTAACAGAACCAAACACACCCTGCCTGACTTGCCATATGATTACAATGCCTTGGAGCCATATGTTTCTGCTGAAATCATGCAGTTGCATCATTCAAAACACCACAATACCTATGTCAACAACTTAAATGTGGCTGAAGAAAAGTTAGCTGAAGCTGTGGCAAAAA ATAATGTCAATCAGATTATCCAATTACAACCAGCTTTGAAATTTAATGGAGGAGGGCATTTGAATCATTCAATATTCTGGGAAGTGTTAAGTCCAAGTGGAGGAGGGCTTCCCTCAGGGGATTTGAAGGAAATGATAATTCGTGATTTTGACTCGTTTGATAAAATGAAGAAACAAGTTTCCGATGCAGCAGTAGCAGTCCAGGGATCAGGATGGTCATGGCTAGGGTATAATCCAGTCAGTGGTAGATTGAGAATTGCAGCCTGTGCTAATCAAGACCCTCTACTTCCCACTACAG gTTTGATTCCATTATTTGGTATTGATGTCTGGGAGCATGCCTACTATTTACAGTACAAGAATGTCAGACCAGATTATGTTAGCGCCATTTGGAATATTGTTAATTGGGAAAATGTTGCTTCAAGACTTCAGGAGGCTAAAATGGAAAACTAA
- the LOC143048244 gene encoding cystatin-B-like: protein MMCGGLGDIVDADDDVKVLVEQLTGAVNEKTGKNYGKLAALKYGTQVVAGTNYFVKVKSDDGSILHLRIYQPLPHTNQPAELHSVQENKSEEETLTYF, encoded by the exons ATGATGTGTGGCGGTCTTGGTGATATTGTTGATGCTGACGATGATGTGAAAGTGCTAGTTGAACAG CTTACTGGTGCAGTAAATGAAAAGACGGGGAAAAATTATGGCAAACTGGCAGCCTTGAAATATGGTACACAAGTTGTAGCAGGGACCAACTACTTTGTAAAG GTAAAATCTGATGATGGTAGTATATTACATCTAAGGATATATCAACCACTACCCCATACCAACCAACCAGCAGAACTCCATAGTGTTCAGGAAAATAAATCAGAAGAAGAAACATTAACTTATTTTTAA